The genome window ttttttttttgttgttgttgttgttgtttgtttgtttggttttagacagagtctcactctgttgcccaggctggagtgcagtggcacgatctcggctcactgcaatctctgcctcccgggttcaagctattctcctgcctcagcctcccaagtagctgggattaaaggcatgtaccaacacacccagctagtttttctatttttggtagagatggggtttcaccatgttggcgaggctggcttcaaactcctgacctcaggtgattcattctccttggcttcccaaagtgttgggattacaggcgtgagccactgcgcccggacaggtgtgggttttttgtttgtttgtttgtttgttttgagacggagtctcgctctgtcgcccaggctggagtgcagtggtgcggtctcagctcactgcaagctccgcctcccgggttcacgccattctcctgcctcagcctccccagtagctgggactacaggtgcctgccaccatgcccggctaattttttgtacttttagtggagaaggggtttcaccaagttagccgggatggtctccatctcctgaccttgtgatccacccgcctcggcctcccaaagtgctgggattacaggcgtgaaccactgcgcccagcaggtGTGGGTTTTAAGAGAACTTAGTCTGTGGTTCTCAGCCTTGGCTGAAGCAAAGACTTATGCACATAGCTTCTAAAAAATACCAATTCAGAGAGCCTCCTCCCGGGGATCAATTGGGGAAGAGCACCGTGTTTCTGAAAGCTCTCTACGGGCCTCTCCTGTACAGCATGTGCTGGGGGGAAATGTGCCAGAGGGCTGGTGAACTGGAGAACCTTGCCCATCTAGAAGCGGCTGCCATGTTAACTGCCTGATAAGAAGATAGGCTCAGCATTTCCAGATCTTCATACACTTAAAGTGAAGCCAGAAATCCAGATCTTTAGGTAGAATCCTCTTTTTTAACACTGTAGGTTAAACAGAGTACATTTATGGGCATGCCTGGCCCACGGGGAGCTCATTTGGGACCTCCATCCCAAAGTGCCCTTTCTTCTGTCTGTAAAAGGAACGTTTGGATTTTACCTGAATGTAACGAAGAATAAACACTTGCATTTCAGCTTATGGAAGAAGAATCATTGTCAGATTTCGCAGTTCAGGAATGACCTTAGACAATATCAATCGGGGAGTTGTGGATCGAATAATCCGGGTGGATCATGCAGGCGAATATGGAGCAAACCGCATCTATGCCGGGCAGATGGCCGTCCTGGGTCGGACAAGCGTCGGGCCGGTCATTCAGGTGGGTGCTTCTTCATCTCCCTCACCCTGGTCTACTGAATGGGCAGATCCAAAGGCCTTCAAGTAATCAATCACGGGAGGTCAAGCGTTCCCCAGGGAGATGCCATTGTCTCCAGGAGAGCAAAAGTTGGTTCTTGGTGGAGAGATGGAGAGCAAAAAGCATATTGTTGTTTTTATGGATAAAGCACAGAGACATATAGTACATAGACAGGTATGCAGTCATAGTGTGTCCTTCACAGGAATTGTGTGGATTGAATGAATTGCTTGCATTAAAGCTATTAGACGGCCCCTGGCACTTAGGAAGTGCCATCTAAGTGTTAGCTGCAGCTAgcattctctcttcttcctctcatgtaaataatatttggggccaggtgtggtggctcacgcctgtaatcccaggccgatggactgcttgagcccaggagtttgagaccagactgggcaacatgacgagaccctgtctctacaaaaaatacaaaaattagctgggtacagtggctcacacctgtaatcccagcactttgggaagctgtggccggtggatcacctgaggtcaggagtttgagatcagcgtggccaacaaggcaaaaccctgtctctactaaaaatacaaaacaaattagccaggcattgtggtgcatgcctgtagtcccagtgctcgggaggctgaggcaggagaattgcttgaacctgggaggcagaggttgcagtgagctgagattgcaccactgcactccagcctgggcaacagagtgagactccgtctcaaaaaaaaaaaaaaaacaaaaaaacccaaacccccccccccacacacacagcaaagttagccaggtgtagtggtgtgcgactataatcccagctagttagAGAGgccgaggttggaggatcacttgagcctggaggttgaggctgcagtgggccataaGCTTGCTACCGCATTACAGTcttggtgagagagtgagaccctgtctcaaaacaagcaaaccacaacaacaacaagatgATACTATTCTAGTAGTCTGGAAGGAAATTACACAACAGCTCATGTTCTGCCTTCCTGATTTTGAAATGGGTTAAACATGTCATTTCTTATGCGTGTGGACCCTTGTTATTTACTAGGCACATTGTGGGCCTGAGACTTCTGCTGGAACTGTAGCTCATGGCAGTCTTACCTGGAATTGAGATAATAGATTCTTTTGTATTCTCAGCGCTATCTTCTCTTTGTCAAAGATTCCTTTAGTCTGATGTCTTACTTTTTCCATTGACGTTTTGAGGGGAATGGCAGAGACAGCAGTTTCCATGATTTTCTCCGTTTCTATTTTACTTCCTGTATGCTGCTTGGGTGAGTGGGAGGCCTCTATGGAATTCttgcatgtctttatttttatgtttcttacaGAAAATGTGGGATCAAGAAAAGGACCATTTGAAAAAGTTCAGTGAGTTGATGGTTACGTTCAGGGTCCGGCCGACAGTTCTGATGCCCTTTTGGAACGTGCTGGGGTTTGCGCTGGGTACGTGTCTCTCTAGAAGAGCTTATGCAAGCTTGGGGATCTAGGATGATTAAATCCTTCAGGTATCATGTTCACAATTCTTGCTATGTCCTCTTATGACCTCATTCTGTTTACTTCATATTTTTCCAAAGTTAAATTGACTGCCTTTTTTTATGTGtggtttaaatttatttaagataGAATCTTAATGTcagtacttaaaaagaaaaaaggtcgggcatggtggctcgcacccgtaatcccagcactttgggagcctgaggtgggcagatcatgcggtcaggagttcgagaccagcctaaccaacatggtgaaatccccatctctattaaaaatacaaaaattagctgggtgtggtggtgcaggcctgtaatcccagccacttgggaggctgaggtgggagaactgcttgaacctcggaggtggaggttgcagtgagccaagattggcccactgcactccagtctaggtgacagagcgacagagcaagactccgtctcaaaaacaaacaaacaaacaaccaaaaaaaatagaaccggggtctcattctgttgcccaggctggagagcaatggtatAGTcgtagctcactgaaacctcaaactcttgggttcaagtgatcctcccacctaagcctctgagcctgagtagcttggactacgggcacatgccaccacgcacaggtctatttttttgtagagatggagtctcattatgttacctagactggtctcaaactgctggcctcaagccatcctccctctgtggcatccccaaagtgctaggattacaggcgtgaggcaccacacctggcctaatgtcagtattataaatagaaaatacagtaaaaataaacaacataaaaaaaaaagctagtataATTCAATTGCAGCCAAAGACTATTCCCTGACAAAGATTCTCAACCTGAGGTCTGttcactcttttaaaaaagggagaagaataaATGATATAAAAGATCAAAGATATATTCACCCCAAATGCTGACTTTCTCTTGGCCATGGTCAGGATAAAACAGCATTGAAAAGAGAATGGCTTTTCTTACTATGTAATTCCAGGTTTAACACTGGGATCCAGTCTCTCCTAAAACAGTGGTTCTCCCTCAGGGTGAGTTTGCCCCCCTGATGAGGACATGTGGCAGTATCTAGggacttttgttttttgaaatggagtctcaccccgtcacccaggctggagtgcagtggcacgatcttggctcgctgcaatcttcacctcccagctttaagtgattttcctgccttatccttccaagtagctgggattttaggtgccCACTCCCAcaccgactaatttttgtatttttaggagagacagggtttcaccatgttagccagattggtctcgaactcctgatctcaggtcatccgcccacctcggcctcccaaagggctgagattgcaggtgtgatccaccgcgcccagccctcggGACAGTTTTGGTTGTCAAAACTTAGTTGGCGCTGCTGGCATCTAGCtggtagaggtcagggatgcaGTTAAATATCCTACCATGCATGGGGCACACAAGGAATGACCCAGCCCAGTGTCTGGTACAGAGGTTGAGAAGCCCTGGCCACAGATGATCTCCATTACCAGTCAtatctgcttctttcttttctgatctgGGTTTAACAATCCCAGGGGCAGGGACTGCCTTGCTCGGGAAGGAAGGTGCAATGGCCTGCACCGTGGCAGTGGAAGAGAGCATAGCACATCACTACAACAACCAGATCAGGAAGCTGATGGAGGAGGACCCTGAAAAATATGAGGAACTTCTTCAGGTATTTGTCCGTGCTCTAAAACAGGGCTGCTCAAGGAGAAAAGGGCAGATAGCAATTGGGTAAGAGGAAAACATACCAGAGATTGTTAGGGGATGATGGGGGTTTAGAGCCTCAGTTGAAAGGTGAgcaaactgaggaacagagaggtgAACCCATCTGCCCTGGCCATATAGCACAGACAGAGCTGGAACTAGAACCCTTGCCTccttagtctttttttctttttatttagagatgggatcttgctctgttgccctggctggagtacagtggcacagtcatagctcactgcatcttcaaactcttgggttcaagtgatcctcccgcttcagcctcctgagtagctatgggACTAcgggtacatgccaccacacccagctaattttttttttcttttcttttgagacggagtttcactgttattgccaaggctggagtgcaatggcgtgatttggctcacagcaacctccgcttcctgggttcaaaccattctcctgcctcagcctctggagtagatgggattacaggcatgcgccaccacacccagctaattttgtatttttagtagaaatggggtttctccatgttggccaggctggtctcgaactccggacctcaggtgatccgcccgcctcggcctcccaaagtgctgggattacaggcgtgagccaccactcctggcctttttttttttaagagatggggtctcaccatgttttccaggctgatcttgaactcttgggctccagtgatcttctctcctcggcctcccaaagtgctggaattataggcatgagccaccatatctggccagAACCCTTGTCTCTTGAGCCCTGTCCTgttcacttcttttatttttaattttttgaatttttcgtagagacagtgtctctctctcttgcccagattggttttgaactcctgggctcaagtgatcctcctgcctcggcctcccaaagtgctgagattacaggtgtgagccacaccacCTGgtgctgttcatttttttttttttttttttttgagatggggtctcgttctgtcaaTGCAGTGGTCTCCAcctgcactgcagcctctgcctcctgggttccagcaattctcctgcttcggcgtcccaggtagctgggattacaggcacacaccacctgcccagctaatttttgtacttttagtagagatgggagttcaccACATTGatcagctggtctcgaactcctgacctcaggtgatcctcctgccttggcctcctgaaatgctaggattacaagcgtgagccaccgcacccggcccacttcTTTATCATTGGTAGATTCTGAGCAGATGCTGTGAGCAAGAACCCTttagattaaataaatgaatagatatcCTGAGATAATTTTCCACAGCAAATAAGGGAACTGTTTAGTTTTTTAGAGTCTAAATCtgaggttggcaaactatggcctgtggCCAGCCAcctgtttctttaaataaacttctattggAACACAAGCATGTCCATTAGTTTGCATGTCTCCCGCTGGTTTTCTGGttacagtggcagagttgggtAGGTGGGACAAagtatttactctctggccctttagaGGAAAAGCTGGCCTCCCTGTCTTAGGCCATAATAAGAGACTTTAGCCTCCAAAATGAAATGGAACAGTAGGAGAGTTGGAAGGCTAACTTGCTTTGGTGTCTTTTTATTTAACCAGGTGATAAAGAAATTTCGGGATGAAGAGCTTGAGCACCATGACACAGGCCTTGAACATGATGCTGAATTGGTACATCCCCTACTGTTACCTGTTCTGCTTTGGGACTCcttatttgggaggttgaggtttcTGTTCCCAGAAGAATAAATTGTAAAGTGACAGCCAAAGGGGGAGAAAACCAATGATGTTGCTTTGacaaaaagcaaggaaatgtgtTATTGCTCCAGATTGGGAATCTCCTTTCTTGCTTTATCCCTTCTTGTTTTCCccaggaaggttttttttttttttttttttttttttgagacagtctcactctgttgcccatgttggagtgcagtggtatagtcttggctcactgcagcctctgccttccgggttcaagcagttctcctgcctcagcctcccgagtagctgggattataggtgcacaccgccatgcctggctaatttttgtattttttgtttttagtagcgACCGAgttttcgctgtgttggccagggtggtctcgaactcctgacctcagatgatttgcctgccttggcctcccaggagcttcatttcctttcctgtgAGAATCTGGATGACTCCAATGCTTTGGCAGTAGCAGAGGCATTCCAACATTTTGACTAGCTTTCTTCGAAACTAAAATAAATTGTTCCTTAGATCTATCCTGAGAAATCCAAAGCCTGCCCTGCCAGCCCTGAATCTTACAAccaaaaatgaacacaaaacatgtttctttgtttgcttatTGTTTTTAACAGGCTCCAGCCTATGCCGTCCTGAAGAGCATTATCCAAGCTGGATGCAAAGTGGCGATATATTTATCAGAAAGATTGTAAAGTGCGTCCAGTTATGCCTGTCTATAAAAGATGATAGTAATTTACCAAGTGACATTTGCAGAGAAACAAGTGTACAGTTATCATTGTACTTTTGTACAATGTGAATTTTGTTAATTAAATTATgaggtttcttttaaaaaaaaaaaaaactacagtgtTGATTTTTCTCTGGGTTGTGTTTTCTGCCATGAGACCGACAGGTCACCAGCCTTGTTCAAGTCACAGCAAACGAAGCTGAACCTTGTTTGGTCTcatacttaattttcttttatatacatgtttttcttttacatatgtgtgtgtgtgtgtatatatgtatatacattttttttttttttttttttttggagacagggtctcactcttttgcccagggtgggtcacagctcactgcagcctcgacctcccagcctcaagcaatccacccacctcagccttccaagtagctgggactacagatgtgcaccaccacacctggctaattctttctatctttttttttttttttttttttgagacagagtctcgctatcacccaggctggagtgcagttggccggatctcagctcactgcaagctccgcctcccaggttcacaccattctcctgcctcagcctcctgagtagctgggactacaggtgcccgccacgtcgcctggctagttttttctatttttttagtagagacggggtttcactgtgttagccaggatggtctcgatctcctgacctcgtgatccacccgtctcggcctcccaaagtgctgggattacaggcttgagccaccgcgcccagccttctttctatttttttgtagaggtgaagtctcactatgttgtcaggctggtctctaactcctggactcagtgatcctcccatttctacctcccaaagtgctgggattacaggtgtgagccacttgaCCAGGCTCATTTTCTCCTAAAACATCAAGGAGAAATCATTAATAATGTGACGGGAATCTTTAGGAGAAAAAACAATTTGGTTTACTGATAACAAAAGATAATTGGAAACATGAGAGTATCTGAGATTGGCCAGGCAGAACTATGAAGTCCATCAAGTAAGTCAAAGACCATCGTTTCCGTTCTGAATTGTGGGTGATAAGGGGTGGGAGAGTGCTACAGTCTGGATGTCTGTGTCTGCCCAGAATTCATATGATGAAATCTTCACCCTCAAGTTTGatagaaggtggggcctttgggaagtgtgaggttatgagggtggagccctcaagAATGGGATTCGTGCCTTATGAAAGGTCCTAGAGAGACACCTCATCCTCTCCACAGTGTGAGACTTCAAGGGGTGTGGGCTCTGAGGAAGCAGACCCTTCACAAGCACACATCAACCAGCACTttgatcatggacttcccagcctctaggacTGAGCAAGAAATGTTTGATGTTTATAAGCCTCCCAGACTGTGGtatttttgagtctcactctgtcacccaggctggagtgcagtggcacgatctcggctcactgcaagctctgccttctgggttacgccattctcctgcctcagcctcccaagtagctgggactacaggtgcccaccactgtgcccggctaatttttttgtatttttagtagagacagggtttcaccatgtgagccaggatggtctcgatctcctgacctcgtgatccgcctgcctaggcttcccaaagtgctgggattacaggcgtgagccaccgcgcctgactgactgtggtattttgttatagcagcctgaacagactaagacggGCGTGTTGCTTCGTTCAAAGACTATACTAAGTTGTGGATTATTTCTGAAATTGAATTACAATCTTTTCCTTAAGGCCTTTtaccaccccccccccaaaaaaaaaacccaaactgatTCAAATTTTCAtactttaatgaaatattttataatttgcaaATTTTTAAGTGATGTATGAAAAGCCTAGATCAGTGGATCTTCTCTTTGGCTGCCCATTAGAATGTCCCGTGaagattaaactttttttttttcagtttgtggACCAAGAGTTTTGATTTATTTAGGGTGGAGTTCAGGGTCAGAATGGTTTCAGAAGCTCCCAGGTGACTCTGGTGTGAGTTGGAGCTGCAAGGCGCTGAACTAGATTATAAGATGTTTCTGGGAAATAACCACATTTTAGGAATTTGCCTCCCACTCAGTCCCCTGTGTTTAATCAGCACCTGATGACTTGGCGGGACTTGCCCCACCAGGGTCTGGCTTTGAAGGGTAGTGAACACCAGGATCATTTGGATTAATCCTCTGCCACCTCTCGCTTTTCCTCAACCGAGAgtgaatttaattttatgtaattgaGTGAAAGTCTATGAATCATAATTGTAATAAATTAAGGCTGGGTGTTTGAAATTAGATAAGATAAACCTAAAGGTTTGAACAAGTTGTAGATggtttgtaaaaattaatcttatAAAATAAATGCTCTGTGTGAACATACTGATTAAATTCAAAGGGGtattatttggtttttctgtaaattgaaccttgaaataaaagcacaacaaggtTTTCTTAAGGCACTGCTCTGCTCTTTAACAAGaatttgtaaagggttataaaaggtttacaAGAATCTCACCTCATGTTCAAACTAGTTAAGATTAGATAGATTTATCTATAAGGTATTATTAAAAATTGGGGATGACATTAATAGTAGACTGATGCAAGGATGAAATTTGCCTGTCTTGAACAAGATTTTTATGTAATAGTAAAGGataatgaaagatttttgtttgccttgCAAATAAACTGccaaaaaaagaagggaaaggcaaGAGACACATTGTTTGGAAAGTTGTCTTCCGTTTTAATGAGTAAAGGTTCtgtgcctttaaaaaaagtttttgagtCGTCATTTTGGCTAATGATAACCTGGATTTCTATTTTATagtatcaagtgttttaaacttttaacaTGTTCAGTAGGCTTCCCCAAATCAAACTTTAGCTTCAAGGTTGTCTTTTTTGACCCCTAACTTTTGGATGCCAACAGAGGGCCCctggattatttgacatgtttaattacatgggattgccaaaataaaaataatgtttaatcttcTTCAGGTTACATTTTAGTGACTAACATtaatatgtgttccaaaattgtatgagatttctaaaattctaatatcTGAGTATATGATATCAATTTGaattaggatttttattttattgtaaaccacagaaataatgaaatttgtcaattgtgtttttgACTGAGACTGTCTAAAGACATCTTGTCGTTCACAGACAATCGTAGTCTTGTTTTGATCCTCTTCAAAAGATGGTTTGTAATCAGCTATAGAACTTAGGTGCTCTTAAATGCAGGTTTCCAATATCTTTAGATTGTGATattagaataaaggaaaaatattcaggACTCAGGAAGAGCTGAAATATTCATGAATTTATCAAGCAGAACAAGAGTTAACTGAATGGGCTGAACTAATAGAAAACAGGTAATCTGTTTAACTTTTTGCTGAAAACATTGCCgatcttttgtttttcagagtccagaaagcttttattttgaactatttacaGCATTTAACAATTGAGAAaggtatactcctgtgaacaaaatttggagcatatttgttccTCTGCTAGtttctctagaatttggaaactatttgtgagtattcttaaggCAATGTAGTTATTTGCGTAAGTGCAACAAGAATCCactttcttttgcaacaggacacagTTGGAGAAATTGGTGTTTTATCAGTTCCTGATAGAAGGGTGCGCTTCTCTTTAAGGAATCAAGCTTGACTTGCAGAGCCAAAAAAAAGTTTCTTGGagaaactggcctcataccttgtctacagCCCTTGCACAGGGCTCCTAACCTGTGATTGCAGCAGGACGAGCTGCAGACGAAACCTCTCAGACActgagttgtagaaggaagggctttattcagctgggagcattggCAAGCTACTACCTTAAAATCCAAGCTCCccgagtgcacaatttctgtcccttttaagggctcacaacactaaagatttcataTGAAAGGgttgtgattgattgagcaatctAGGGGATACGGGACGGGGGTTTCATGCACTGgtagagagaaacagaacagggcagggagttcACAGTGTgcttctatacaatgtctggaatctatgaataacATCGGTTTCTAAGTTATAAGTTGATTTTTAGCTACTGGGTTTAacccaggcaggcccaggcctggtttcggCCCTGGCActgggctgcctgtctttggttttccttccttgttttttttcttaaaacaggtactgagtataaaacaatataaaacaacatgagagggtctctctctttcctcatgatgagtaaagaatgtcactttccaacaggtccaggagccccaagttatcttgggacctcaagaagagaggaatttaCCCAGCTCATAGGTATTTGAAGGTACAAACCCATTGCTGGGCTTgactttaaaaagtcttttctGATATTCCTTATGGAACAGAATTCCATTAGAgccaattttaaaagcatatgtgaaaaataattattcttgctgtactttatgcaaataatcaggccaagtataagactaaagtttattttgcaaacaatcctattattatttgtttttaacaaaaatgagggctggagagagaaaaattgtttcaaaacttACCGCACTTGTCATTAAATTCTGGTCttattagttgtttttaagtttttgtctgtattttagactaaccctgcttattcctgtgaaccaactaGTGATCTCTGGCTGCAACTCAGAAGAAACAAGTGATGGGTAATAAAGACATCTACACATCCTTGCCgtgtgtagtggctcacacctgcaatcccagcactttgggaggccgaggtgggtggatcacttgagtccaggagtttgagaccagcctggccaacatagcaaaacctcttcttagctgggcgtggtgtgggtgcctgtagtccgaactacttgggaggctgaggttggaggattgcttgagcccaggaggtcaaggctgcagtgagccatgattgtgccactgcactctatcctgggtgagagagcaagaccctgtctctataaaaaaagaaaacagtgggtgtagtggctcacgcctgtaatcccagcactttaggaggccaaggcaggcgggtcacctgaggttgggagttccagaccagcctgaccaacacggagaaactaatctctaccaaaaatacaaaattagccaggcgtggtggcacatgcctgtaatcccagctactcgggaggctgaggcaggagaatcgcttgaacctgggaggcagaggttgcagtgagccgagatcatgccattgcctccagcctgggcaacaagagcgaaactgcgtctcaaaaaaaaaaaaaaaagaaaacatgttcaaACCAATCCTTGTACGTGAATGTTCATAATAactaaaagtggaaacaactcatgTCCATCAGCTGAACAAAATGGCAACATACCCAAACAAGGCAGTTATCTTactcagctgtaaaaaggaataaagtagcGATACgtgatacaacatggatgaaccttaaaaacattatgcttgGGTCCAGAGTTTCAGTATGGGAAGATGAAAatagttctggaaatggatgatGTTGATTATtgaacaacaatgtgaatgtacttaatgtcaatGGAATGTcttcttaaaatggttaaaatggggccaggcacagtggctcatgcctgtcatctcagcactttgggaggcc of Rhinopithecus roxellana isolate Shanxi Qingling chromosome 20, ASM756505v1, whole genome shotgun sequence contains these proteins:
- the COQ7 gene encoding 5-demethoxyubiquinone hydroxylase, mitochondrial, encoding MSCTGAAAAPCLWRLRQGARRSLSAYGRRIIVRFRSSGMTLDNINRGVVDRIIRVDHAGEYGANRIYAGQMAVLGRTSVGPVIQKMWDQEKDHLKKFSELMVTFRVRPTVLMPFWNVLGFALGAGTALLGKEGAMACTVAVEESIAHHYNNQIRKLMEEDPEKYEELLQVIKKFRDEELEHHDTGLEHDAELAPAYAVLKSIIQAGCKVAIYLSERL